The nucleotide sequence AAACCTCTGATAAACTCTAAACTGTAGTTGCTATTGCAAATTATACTGTAGTAAGCAAAACCTACAGGATTAGAAGAAGCCACAATGGAAGGAAGCATCAGCGGTCCGTCAGAGAAAAGGCAAGCAACTTTCTGTCTGAGTAATAGCAGATTGATACCTCGTTTAGAGACAACCACCTGTTTGTTGATTAGTTACACTCTCATCGTTATATTTCTCTCTTAGGGTTGCCGTGGTGACCGGAGGGAACCGGGGGATGGGGCTGGAGATATGCCGGCAGCTTGCGGGGCACGGGCTCGCCGTCGTCTTGACGGCGAGGGACGACAAGAGGGGCGCTGAGGCAGCCGAAACGCTCCGGGAGGAGGGGCTATCGGACGTCGCGTTTCATCAGCTGGAGATCAGCGAGCCCGCCAGTGCCGCTCGTCTGGCTGCTTTCGTAAAGAAGAAGTTCGGCAAGCTTGACATACTGGTACAGCTGCTTAAATTTTCAAATGAAGTTTTGAATTTGCAATGGGTTTGTGATAAAGAAGGCAATTTCAACAAAATTGGTGATCATTGCACTCACGCGCACCGCACCGCAGGTCAACAATGCCGGAGTGCTCGGGGTGACCACGGACGTCGGCGACCCGGCGACCCTTCAGGAAACGGTAAATGGGCGAATTTGCTTCCATTTCCAACGTTTGGAGCTAAATTACTTACTGAAGGTTGTTTGGTTGCATCCATGTCCATCACTTAATAACAGCTTGCAGGCAAGGATGGGATGGAGAGAGCCGAATGGCTGAGGCAACGGACCACACAGACCACCCAGGATGCAGAGGACTGCCTGAGGATCAACTACCACGGCAACAAGACCGTCACGGAagccctcctcccgctcctccgaTCATCCTCCGACGGCAGAATCGTCAACGTAACCTCAGCCTGGGGGCTGCTCAGGGTACGTCATCCATATATATTTGGCAATCAGTTCAATTTGCTGCACAAAAATCACTTGCAGAGTAGGACAGTCCCATCTCTCAAAACAGAGGCTCATCTGCTGTTAATGTTGCAAAAATGCAGTATTTcagcggcgacgagctccggcgGGAGCTGGACGACGTCGCAAACCTCACGACGCAGCGGCTCGACGAGATGTCAGACCTGTTCCTCGAGGACCTGGGCAAGGGCAATGGCGCGCTGGAGCGCCGCGGGTGGCCGGCCGACCCGGTCTACGCGGCCTACATGGCCTCCAAGGCGCTGGTGTGCGCCTACACCAGGGTGATCGCCAGGGAGGAGGGCGCCGCGCTGCGGGTCAACTGCGTGCACCCCGGCTACGTCCTCACCGGGATGAACGACTACACCGGCGTCCTCACGGCCGCGgagggcgccgccgccgcggttgCAGTTGCACTGGCGGAGAAGGGGGGCGTCACCGGCGCCTACTTCGACCGCACTGAACTCGGAGCGTCCTTTGTGTGATTTCTCCGTGGAGCAGTTGTGACATAAGTATATCTAGAATTATGTTATCTTTGCAATAACACCATGTCATGAGTTGGTCCAGATATGGAGAATTATGTTGTGTTcacttttttctctctctctcagaaCTACTCTCCGTTCACTATTAtatgatgttctaactttttttatAAATCAGATGTATGTAGACACGTTGTAGTGTGTTTGTTCTCTCGTTTcagttcgtatgtagtccatattgaaatattcaaaacattttataatAAGTGAATGGAGAGAGTAGAATATTTCCAATGTCAAGGTAAATCTCTTGAAACTACTAGTCCtttcgatccatattaattgatgATAACTTTGtacaactttagtataaagttgtacttTGTCAGTGTCAATTAATTTGGGTAGGAGGGAGCAGCAAATTGTACATGCTAAGCAAGTCATCAAATATATGACAGCAGGGGGGAATGCATTCTCGATATTTTATTTCCTTCTATGCGAAGAATGCAGGGCCCAACTCTCTAAAATCCAAATTCCTCTAATTTTAGAATCAGATCCTTGTCATGGGAAAAAGATGCTTCTAGAATACAATGGATGATAGAATGGGGGTTCAATTAAAAGATCACGTGTCAGAAATCCTCTGAGATGAAAACTTTATCCAATGAATGGAGCATATCTAACGGCTGACATTTGATGTTATTGTCACACTATGTAGCGGTATCAAAGAGTAGCATATGTAAGCAGATAGATCATGTACTGGAACAGCGCACATAAGGCATGATCGATGAACCAAATTGAtatttttctttcctttctttGTACACCAGACAATTTACAAACATCAATTATGTGCAAGGAGCTCCGTGGTAGGCCAACATGCTAATACCTTGTACCTACGTGAGAATACACCCGAGAAGGACACCACTCACTATGTTTCGTCGAGCTTTGGTTCAAGGACCACAGCGATCTTCTCCTTCTTATCTCCGCGCAATACTTCCACGGTCACCTTTAAAAGAACAGAAGCGAGTACCTTAGCAGCCATCAACGGCAAAAAAAAAAGTGTTGCTGTAACACGGGTGAGAGCTTACCGTCTCTCCGACTTTGCACTGATCCAAGATACGGTACAGGTCGCTTCCATTCGCAACCTTAGTACCATTAACAGAAGTAATTATGTCCCCGAGGATAAGTCGTCCGTAGGCATCCCGTTTCGTTGATTGCAGACCCTGCATACGACATAGCAAGCAGAAATATTTAGCTGCACAAGTCCTGTACCGCAGAAACGTGTCTAACAAATGCATTTTATAATTATATGGAAGGAACAGGAAAGACAAGTTTATTCTGCACATAAGTTTGGTTCTTATCAAATGAATTACTGCTCTGTTTCTTAAGGTATTCTTAGTTCCGACAATCAGAGAAGGCACATGAGAACATTGTTCAACAGATGCTATAATGTACTGGAGTGACAACAGTACAAGGTTTTCTCATGCTAGGTGTAAAAAGATTGTTAACTGAAACTGAAACAAAATAAGAATTTGACTACTGTAAAAATATTTGGTGGTTTCCAATCAAGTTTTATTGAATTTGCATCAAACATGTGTATAGTATAGATGGACAGTACCGCTTTGCCAGCTGGCCCGTTCGGGGGGGCATCCAAGACAAGCACTCCACTCAATCCAAGCTGCTCCACAGATTGGTCAGGGGCAAATTTTATCCCCAAAATAGGTCTCGTCACTTTCCCAAATTGTATAAGCTGATCCACAATACCACCAACCTGAATATGGTTGAAATACATGAAGCAAGAAATTTATAAGAAGAGAAGACCCAGAACAAATCCAAAATTATGAATTAAGCTGAGTGACATACTGTATCAACTGGAATGGAGAAGCCAACCCCGGATGATGCTCCTGAAGGTGAGTATATAGCAGTATTTACACCTATCAGGTTTCCAGAACTATCAAGAAGTGGGCCTCCGCTGTTACCAGGGTTGATAGCAGCATCAGTCTGTATTACATCCTGTATAGGACGTCCAGTTGCAGCTGAACTAATTTCTCGTCGCAGTCCACTGGGAGAAGTCAGCAGAGAGCAAAAGAAAAGTGTCTCAGTTTACCAAAAAATCAAGCAAAAAGAATCAGCCAACGTGGAGTCAATTTAACCAATCAATAATACTACACCTGATAACACCTGTTGTAAGAGTGTGGTCAAGGCCAAACTGCAAATATATAAATTAAAAATGTTAGACAGTAATCATTAGTTGCTTAAAGTAATATGCACATAATCGAAAGAGGCCAAATAACTGAAGTGTTTAAATCAACTCTTCAAATCCATGAACTATACTGAAAATTTACAAAGTAATATGCCATACATAGTTGCTTAGCATAGAATCTGTTCCGCATACCAGTGATTGGACACTTGGTCATGGTTAATTGTGTTATTATTTGTTTGTGATGCTGTGTAGCACATTTTCATTTCCTATGCTAGTGCTACCTCAACATAATCAGGATCAGAAACAGGCCGGCCCTACTGAAATTTGAACTCAGGTTTGGGAATTGGAATGAAAACAAAAACACTGGACGATTGGTGTCAAGCGTGTACATAGCCGACTTATATAGATAAATCATAGAACAATTGGTGTAAGAAGCACTCACTGGGTTCCCAATGGCATACACTTTCTGACCAACCAGTAAGTCCGCTGACACACCAACTGGTAAAGGTCTTAGTTTATCCTTTGGTGCTTCGATACTCAAAACCGCAACATCCTTGTCCTGGTCAAATCCGACAACTTGCGCTTCATACACCGACTGATCAGCAAGCGTGACCCTACATAAAACTAAAACGGTAATTTCACTTCGCCATGATACAATTCAAGACAACACTATCATAAATATTCAACAAGATGGTAGCATACTATCTGCATATCTGCGTAAATTGACATCATGTGACATTAGCAAGGAAGCAAAGAAAGCATGACTAACACGTAAATGATGTTTAGACGAAACCAAAGTGCATAGGTCATTGTTAGCATTTTGCATTCTAGTCTCGGATCTAGCATCAAGTACTGGATGAAATTATGAAAAATGGGATGCAAAATATAGTCACTCTAAAGTTTCAGAGATGTGTCAGGTTAAACATCTACTATAACTAACCTACAGCCTGCAGCCTATGGACCCATTTGCTACGCACACTGAATCCAAATGATAACGAGTCGTTAGCAGCGAGCGTTAACGGTTCACTGTGCTCTGGTATTAAAACTAAGCAGCCACGTCCACATTGCCCATGCTTATCAACATCAATTGCAGTTCTGCGACTCTCATTTCCCCAGTTTAGTGTTCATTCGTTCGTTCTTTCGTACGAGTTCTTACAGCAACCCATCAATTACAACATTCAATGAACCTGTGGATAACCATTGATTCTAGCAGAATGGGCATGCTGTGATTTGAATTTTGCTGAAGAATATGTCGGCAGCGAGCGGCTCTGTCAAGTGTTAACCAACCTGAGGTCCGAGGCGCCACGGATGACATGGAAGTTGGTGACAATGTGGCCGAGCTTGTCCCAGACGAAGCCGGACCCCGAGCCCTGCGGCACCTCGAGCACGTCCAGCGTGAAGGCGTCCTGCCTACACACCGAACCGAAACAGAGGCCCCAAGCTTCGCGTCAGGCGCCAAGGCCAGAGCAATGGAAACAGCGAACGGGAAGGGGGGGAGAGGGATCGGCCCAGCGTACCTGACGGCGAGGTTGGTGATGTAGACGACGGAGGGGGTGTTGTCCTTGAAGAGGCGCACGGTGGCGAGCTCGTCGGCCTGCAGCTTCCGCGGCGTGGCGACGACGAACGCGGACGCGGCCCCGGCGTCCCCGAGGACCAGCGCGGCGGAGGCGAGCGCCACGACCAGCGGCCCGGCGGCGGCCGCCAGCGCCCGCCGCGCGGCCTCGGCGACGGGTCCCGGCACCAGGTCGCGCAGCGGCCTCCGCGACGAGGCGGGGAGCGCgagggggccggccgggggccCGGCGGCCGCGGCGGGCGCGAGGCGCCTGAGGGagtggcgcgggcgcggcggcgggcgggcgagCGGGGAGGGGCCGGAGAGGAAGCAGGCGGCGGCCATTTGGGAGTGGGGGGAGAGCGGGGAGAGCAGCTGCGGCCGCGGGCTGGGGCTCCCGTGGAATCGGGATGGGTGGACGCGCTGCGCTCTCGTTGGTCGTGTGCTGCGCCTATTGTCaaactttttttttctgttttgttgaCTAGCGAGTGTACTGCCAATGGCGTCTTCGTTTCGGTTCGGGTTGCTTCCTGTCCGTTCTCTCCCCCTTCTCcgtgtgttttgttttgtttcgttttTACTGTGGTATCGAATAGGTATTCGCCCCATtgtttatatataaagcaacaatcaAGCAATATACGAAGATAGCGTACACACCAGCCCTATTGGGATACCAGCTATAGAAGAGAAGCTCGAAACAGCTAAGCGGGGGACCCAAAAACACAGGGACTAAGCAAAACTAAGCAAGCACGGGAACTAAAGGAGCTCGCTTGGTCCTGGCAATCAGCACAAGTCTTCCCGGAGTGCCTCGAGGCATCTCCCCAAGTAGGCCACCCTTCGCAAGGCACACAACTAGCAATGGGCCATGCGGAACTAGGTAGCAATCGTTTGAAGGGGGAGAGGGGCAGGGTAAACGATGCCTGCAAGGAGGAGAACGGTGTCTGcggtcggcgatggcggtggctaGACCATGCTCTGGCAAGGCATTTGCCGACACCCCACCCTCCAGCCTCGGGTACCATCGTAGACAACCCTGGATCACACCCAATGGACATTGGTAGATGGCTACCTCTGGCGGCCTTCCGACATGAAGCCAATCGCAACATACCTCTTGGTCTCGGGATGAGCACGCATACCAATAGGCCAGACATTACAAATAGTAGTAAGCAAATTGAGGTACACCATTGATGAGTGTATTTTTACACTCAGTTTCATTGTTGTTTAGATCGGATATTCCAAGAGAATCACTTCGATATTGTTACTAATCTACTAGATGTAAATAGGACACCCCCACTACCTGATATCTTAACATGCAAGCTATTCACATCAACAATTTCCATGTCAGCATGCTATTGCCGCCCTGCGGGGTGTAGTCGATGCATTTTCCCGACTGAGTTTCTTCCACCTGGGTCCTGTGTTGTACGATGCCAACAATCGGAGTAGGATAACTTGCTTACTCGGTCATGGCTTGGTTATCTTCTCCATTCCGatccttgctctctctctctctctctctctctctctctctctctctctctctctcacctgcCTCCACAACCGGTGAGCTTTCCTGGCCAAAAATCACGAATGCATATGAAACGACAGAAGCGCCTCTTCACCTTCCACCTTCCATCCCCCCCTTCTAATATACCCCAAACCTCATCCTGCCCATCACGGTAGAACTCCACTCCCGATCTCACCACATTACCACATTGGCGCATCCCCTTTCATTTTCTTGCTTAAATTCGCCCAAAGGCCAAAGGAGCAGGCGCCCTCCGATCATATTCTTCAAGCCACCAGGTGTTACATTCCCCCTCCTTGTTTACCAATTTGAAAAGCCTCCGCTCTAGCTATATTATTTGTATGGGTATGATTTGTATGCCAGAATATGAGTTTTAGTTAGTTGTTTCAACAATGCCTGAAAAACATGGGAGTTTCCCATCCGAGCGTCACATGCCGTGGAATCGGTCTTAATTACTCAACCCATGATTTCATGAAGCAGCATGGTTACCAAGCATGGCATGGTTGAATGTCCGATTTCAATTTGCAAGCACATTTGCTCCTGAGTGGTTTTGGTAATCAATGACAACACACATATTGTTTTACTAAGGCCATATTTATTTgggcttttgcttttgcttttttagCTTTTCCACTTTGACCAAAAAGCCATAAAAGCTCCTAAATAGGTGCTTTTGGTGCTTTTTATGGCTTTCAGAGAATCAATATAATAATATTATCTCCAAAAGCACCTATTTAGGAGCTTCTATGACTTTTTGGCAAACGTGGAAAAGTTGCAaaagcaaaagcccaaacaaacagggcctgatacttttatctagtatgtttcagacaagttcaacagtggCATGTCAAGGACATGAGGATGTGGACCCCTTTAAAATACAAAGGATAAAGATTGGCACAGCTTCAAGACtatatttttggttaagtgatccaagatcacattgagtccataggaaagccaatactattaaaaggggatgaggttttgatcatgactcaattgctcaagtgcttagtgatattgctccaaaactctCAAATATTTCTCCACTTCCATCCTATCCAATACCCTAAAGTTGATCTCGATCCCACCGAAAAGCTCTCATCTGGACCCACCGAGATTACCATATACACTACCATATGCCAAACCCTAATACTTCGGTGCAACTGaaatggatctcggtctcaccgagatggcctcgCCAAGTTTCTGTGATGAAGTTGCTTCATTTAGGAATCACCAATAAGAACCTATCAGAATTTCTGAAACGAGGTCTTGCCCTAGCCATTGCACTTCGGTCCCACTGAGCTTGTATGATTGGTCTCACTGAAAAGCCTAATGGTCAAGTCTTTTGCACTAGTCAGTCTCACTGAGATTTTCTTATCGATGTCACCGAGTCCGGTCAAAGACTTGTAAGAGCTGGATTGTTGGTGctgcctatttatacccctccaccaccacctACTCTCGAAGATTTGTACTAGACactattactggagggaatttcttgagtagccacccaatggatgctttcaatgctatgggaaatttagcgGGATCACCACCTACACTATTAATGAACATCATTGACTTTGGAGCACGTTATGCAAAGGTTAGAAGTTCTTGAAAATAAAATGCCTACCGTAAAGCatgttgaaaatttggataaaatatTCATAATCATATTACTCAATTTGGATCAAAGGTACGCACCACCTTAAAATTGCTAAAGGAAAAAGAACCAATGATTAATGAGAGGATGGAGCAAAGTCCCGCTAGGATTGATAAGTTTGAAGAAACTATTAATAATTTGGATTCCGCGTTTTCTTCCGCTAAAACTATTGAAAGGACTCCTCCTAGCAAGAATTgcaagtttatgtatgttcctaaaaacaagGGTGCTACATCTAGTAATGgaaatgaagatcttaaaatgattaatGTTCACCCTGATTTTGTTAACTTGATAAAGGAACCAATCCGTGAGAATAAATTCCTCAACTTTGTACCTAGGAGTGTTATTAGAAATAAGAATGCTAGAATTCCTAGGAAGTATGAATGTGTGATTGAGGAGTtggaaactaaagatgacaacacttgaaactatacattagcctagctaggggcgtaaaataatagcacttgttgggagacaacccaatggttatcttatttttcttgtttcttttcctgtttttttgtgtgcacacaattatgctaatgttatggttgtgttttagtgttttaattagtgtctgtgacAAGTAAAGCcattgggatgatttggatgatggctgcttgattctgtgaaaaaatagAAACTATTTCGCCCAATAAAAGAATTATTTACATGCACTcgaacgtgataaaattctgaattgttTACAcgtgattgatatacaaatttcccatgttgtcctaatttttcagaatttttggagttacagaagtatagtcATTCTTCGGATTggtacatactgttctgttttgacagattctattttcgttacattgtttgcttgttttaatgaatctatggattgtatcaagGGATATAatccatggtgaagttagaatacagtaggtattatgcaataataaaatattaatgggtttACAATAGTACTTAAATTTTGTGATTTGgttgttatactaatggatctcaagaaggtttttgttgagttttttgtgttgaaattttgaagttttgagtgagatcatgatggatgaaggaataaggagtgggaagatcctaagcttggggatgcccacagcaccccaagataatatctaAGGAcacccaagcatctaagcttggggatgccctggatggcatcccctctttcgtctaccaaccatcggtaattacttggagctatatctttattcatcacatgatatgatttttgcttggagcgtcgtgtattatatgagtctttgctttcttttcttcttagtttgccacaatcatctttgctggtcACActtttttgagagggacacacattattcgtgatttttagaatactctatgtgcttcacttatatcttttgagctaggcagttgctctagtacttcacttataccttttagagcacgatggtttttatattttaaagaaatagttgcactatgatgcttcacttatattattttgagagtttgatAAATAGTAATGACAATAAGCACAAGTTATGAATTTGgacctaatatgataggcattcaagagggatataatgaaaacttccatgtagatcactgaatatgataagtttgattccttgcaatagttttgcgatataaaggtggtaatatgtgggttgtgctagtgagtaattgtggtttagtaagaatattgatgtgttaaggtttgtgactcctgaagcatgcatgtatagtctcctATTATGCttagaagttggagcatgatttactattgattgtcttccttttgtgtggtggtcggggacgagcgatggtcttttcctaccaatctatcccactaggggcatgtgtagtagtactttgcttcgagggctaacatACTTTcggaataagtatgtgagttctttatgactaatgtgagtccatggattatacgcactctcacctttccgcaatttgctagcctctttggtaccgtgcattaccctttctcacctcgaggtgttgtgcaaactttgccggcacatccaaccccatgatatgatacactcgatcacacataagcctccttatatcttcctcaaaacagcaaccataccgacctattatgtcatttccatagccattccaagatatattgccatgcaacttccaccgttccatttttatgacacacattatcattgtcatatagctttgcatgatcatatagctgacatagtatttgtggatcAACCACCGTTCATCAATTTTTATagatgttacgctagatcattggacatcctggtacactaccagaggcattcatatagagtcatattttgttccagtatcgaggtgtaattttgagttgtaagtaaatagaagtgtgatgatcatcatattcattattagagcattgccccaagtgaggaaataaaaaaataggccaaaaagagcccaaaaaatgagagaaaaagagagaagagtcaatgtttgaaggaaatatgccctagaggcaataataaagttgttattttatatttccttatatcatgataaatgtttattattcatgctagaattgtattaaccggaaacttgatacatgtgtggatacatagacaaaacaccgtgtccctagtaagcctctactagactagctcgttaatcaaagagggttaagtttcctaatcatagacatgtgttgtc is from Triticum aestivum cultivar Chinese Spring chromosome 1B, IWGSC CS RefSeq v2.1, whole genome shotgun sequence and encodes:
- the LOC123146936 gene encoding protease Do-like 1, chloroplastic, which produces MAAACFLSGPSPLARPPPRPRHSLRRLAPAAAAGPPAGPLALPASSRRPLRDLVPGPVAEAARRALAAAAGPLVVALASAALVLGDAGAASAFVVATPRKLQADELATVRLFKDNTPSVVYITNLAVRQDAFTLDVLEVPQGSGSGFVWDKLGHIVTNFHVIRGASDLRVTLADQSVYEAQVVGFDQDKDVAVLSIEAPKDKLRPLPVGVSADLLVGQKVYAIGNPFGLDHTLTTGVISGLRREISSAATGRPIQDVIQTDAAINPGNSGGPLLDSSGNLIGVNTAIYSPSGASSGVGFSIPVDTVGGIVDQLIQFGKVTRPILGIKFAPDQSVEQLGLSGVLVLDAPPNGPAGKAGLQSTKRDAYGRLILGDIITSVNGTKVANGSDLYRILDQCKVGETVTVEVLRGDKKEKIAVVLEPKLDET
- the LOC123146947 gene encoding short-chain dehydrogenase/reductase 2b, coding for MEGSISGPSEKRVAVVTGGNRGMGLEICRQLAGHGLAVVLTARDDKRGAEAAETLREEGLSDVAFHQLEISEPASAARLAAFVKKKFGKLDILVNNAGVLGVTTDVGDPATLQETLAGKDGMERAEWLRQRTTQTTQDAEDCLRINYHGNKTVTEALLPLLRSSSDGRIVNVTSAWGLLRYFSGDELRRELDDVANLTTQRLDEMSDLFLEDLGKGNGALERRGWPADPVYAAYMASKALVCAYTRVIAREEGAALRVNCVHPGYVLTGMNDYTGVLTAAEGAAAAVAVALAEKGGVTGAYFDRTELGASFV